A single window of Rhizobium indicum DNA harbors:
- a CDS encoding TetR family transcriptional regulator C-terminal domain-containing protein — protein MTIPRAAKTLRRTRIQEEKEEQILEAALDVFSASGFRGSTIDQIAEVAGMSKPNLLYYFRTKEAMHRALIDRVLYTWLEPLRAFDAEGNPETEIRSYIRRKLEMARDFPRESRLFANEVLQGAPHIEDELKGPLKELVDEKAEVIRAWAKSGKIVKCDPYHLIFSIWSTTQHYADFDVQVRAVLGQEHSGEGRFEDAARFLEQLFIGGLRPDLLGG, from the coding sequence CAGCGAAAACCCTGAGGCGGACGCGAATCCAGGAAGAGAAGGAAGAGCAGATCCTGGAAGCGGCGCTCGACGTGTTTTCGGCAAGCGGCTTTCGCGGCTCGACCATCGACCAGATTGCCGAAGTGGCCGGCATGTCGAAACCCAACCTGCTCTATTATTTCCGCACCAAGGAAGCCATGCACCGGGCGCTGATCGACCGAGTTCTCTACACTTGGCTGGAGCCGCTGCGGGCCTTCGACGCCGAAGGCAATCCAGAGACGGAAATCCGCAGCTACATCCGCCGCAAGCTGGAGATGGCCCGCGATTTTCCGCGCGAGAGCCGGCTTTTCGCCAACGAGGTGCTGCAGGGCGCGCCGCATATCGAGGACGAGTTGAAGGGGCCGCTGAAGGAACTGGTCGACGAGAAGGCGGAGGTCATCCGCGCCTGGGCGAAGTCAGGCAAGATCGTCAAATGCGATCCCTACCACCTGATCTTCTCCATCTGGTCGACGACGCAGCATTACGCCGATTTCGACGTTCAGGTGCGTGCCGTGCTGGGGCAGGAACATTCGGGCGAAGGGCGCTTCGAGGATGCGGCGCGGTTTCTGGAACAGCTCTTCATCGGCGGGCTGCGACCGGATCTCCTTGGGGGGTAA
- a CDS encoding HWE histidine kinase domain-containing protein, translating to MNGTHEPVDLTNCDREPIHQLGSVQPFGFLLAVSSDWIVMRASANLAEFLGVTETNAIGRPVLSVITPEALHTIRNKLTTLRGSDVVERIFGIALTSDQNRFDLAVHLNGGEVIIEGERCQEDRHDAASLSMRSMMSRLDHTETLEAFFREGARQARALTGFDRVMVYRFDEGGSGEVVAEAARAGIGSFLGLHYPASDIPVQARALYLRNLFRIIADVDAVPVPILPQLDEHGRPLDLSMSVLRSVSPIHIEYLKNMGVGASLSISIVVDGKLWGLFACHHYGPRLPSAQSRSTAELFGQMFASRLESRERRLALDYETKARRIADRLLTSVADNASLLDDPAWLIEALADAIPADGIGVWINGRLALAGIGPNERGFAALVRHLNRNAAGRIYAVDRLAEAYPDLEVDDAVAGMLAIPISRSPRDYVVLFRQELVRTVRWGGDPHKPVEYGPNGPRLTPRKSFEAWSELVRGRSLPFTEAERRVAETIRVTLIEVVLRLTDEVSMARQTANERQELLIAELNHRVRNILSLITGIIRQSQATSVGFGDYIRQLEGRIQSLARAHDQITRDHWAPASLRQLLLAETAAYLGKNAQRIQMSGEDVLLEPQAFSTAALVFHELMTNSAKYGSLSGTGSGTVQLGWHRDDEGNLRIGWREKDGPPVVEPKRHGFGSTIIRRSIPYDLGGKAEVRYVKDGLEADFCIPARHVVGPTSEPSKPAPVGAAGRKTIADDQPLSGLNVLLVENNLIIAMDGEDILRRLGAEVATAPSVTEAMEILAGQSFDLALLDVNLGDETSFGIADRLAADGVPFVFATGYGEGIAQANSHSDAPVLQKPYTMEGVTDILARVPLPKRG from the coding sequence ATGAACGGCACGCACGAACCCGTCGATCTTACCAATTGCGACCGTGAGCCGATCCACCAGCTCGGCTCGGTTCAGCCCTTCGGCTTTCTGTTGGCGGTGTCCTCAGACTGGATTGTCATGCGCGCCTCCGCAAACCTAGCGGAGTTTCTCGGAGTGACAGAGACCAACGCGATCGGCCGTCCCGTTCTCTCTGTGATTACACCCGAAGCACTCCACACAATCCGCAACAAGCTTACCACGCTGCGTGGTTCCGACGTCGTCGAGCGCATTTTCGGCATTGCCCTGACGTCCGATCAAAACAGGTTCGACCTTGCCGTGCACCTGAACGGCGGTGAGGTCATCATCGAAGGCGAGCGCTGCCAGGAAGACAGGCACGACGCCGCCTCGCTCTCAATGCGCAGCATGATGTCGCGCCTCGACCACACGGAAACATTGGAAGCCTTCTTCCGTGAAGGTGCAAGACAAGCGCGGGCGCTCACCGGTTTCGATCGGGTCATGGTCTATCGTTTCGACGAAGGCGGTTCCGGCGAAGTGGTGGCGGAAGCCGCCCGGGCCGGCATCGGCTCGTTCCTCGGGCTGCACTATCCGGCTTCCGACATTCCGGTACAGGCGCGCGCACTTTATCTGCGCAACCTGTTCCGCATCATTGCCGATGTCGACGCCGTCCCGGTCCCGATCCTGCCGCAGCTCGACGAGCACGGCCGGCCGCTCGACCTCTCCATGTCGGTATTGCGTTCGGTCTCGCCGATCCACATCGAATATCTGAAAAACATGGGCGTTGGCGCTTCGCTCTCCATTTCGATCGTCGTAGACGGCAAGCTCTGGGGCCTGTTTGCCTGCCACCACTACGGCCCGCGTCTGCCTTCGGCCCAAAGCCGCTCGACTGCCGAACTCTTCGGTCAGATGTTTGCGTCGCGCCTTGAAAGCCGCGAACGGCGACTGGCTCTCGACTACGAGACAAAGGCGCGTCGCATTGCCGACCGGCTTCTCACCTCCGTCGCAGACAATGCGAGCCTGCTCGACGATCCGGCCTGGCTGATCGAGGCGCTCGCCGACGCCATTCCTGCCGACGGGATCGGCGTGTGGATCAACGGCCGCTTGGCCCTTGCCGGCATCGGGCCGAATGAGCGAGGCTTCGCAGCCCTCGTCCGCCACCTCAACCGCAACGCCGCCGGCCGCATCTATGCCGTGGACCGGCTCGCGGAAGCCTATCCGGATCTTGAGGTCGACGATGCGGTGGCAGGCATGCTCGCCATCCCGATCTCGCGTTCGCCGCGCGATTATGTCGTGCTTTTCCGTCAAGAATTGGTGCGCACCGTCCGCTGGGGCGGCGACCCGCACAAGCCGGTGGAGTATGGCCCGAACGGCCCGCGGCTGACGCCGCGCAAGAGTTTCGAGGCCTGGTCGGAACTGGTGCGCGGCCGCTCGCTGCCCTTCACGGAAGCCGAGCGCCGTGTCGCCGAAACGATCCGTGTCACATTGATCGAAGTGGTATTGCGTCTCACCGACGAGGTCAGCATGGCCCGCCAGACGGCCAACGAGCGCCAGGAACTGCTGATCGCCGAGCTGAACCACCGCGTCCGCAACATATTGAGCCTGATCACCGGCATTATCCGGCAGTCACAGGCAACGTCGGTCGGCTTTGGCGACTACATCCGCCAGCTCGAGGGCCGCATTCAGTCGCTCGCCCGCGCCCATGACCAGATCACCCGCGATCACTGGGCGCCCGCTTCGCTCCGGCAATTGCTACTGGCAGAGACAGCCGCCTATCTCGGGAAAAATGCGCAACGCATCCAGATGAGCGGCGAGGACGTGCTGCTGGAACCGCAGGCCTTTTCCACCGCCGCCCTTGTTTTCCATGAGCTGATGACCAACAGCGCCAAATATGGCAGCCTTTCCGGCACCGGCAGTGGCACCGTTCAACTCGGCTGGCATCGCGACGACGAGGGCAATCTGCGCATTGGCTGGCGCGAAAAGGATGGTCCACCCGTCGTCGAACCCAAACGCCATGGCTTCGGTTCGACGATCATCCGCCGCTCTATCCCGTATGACCTCGGCGGCAAAGCCGAGGTCCGCTACGTCAAGGATGGGCTCGAGGCCGATTTCTGTATTCCGGCGCGACATGTCGTCGGCCCGACGAGCGAACCGTCAAAGCCGGCTCCGGTCGGAGCGGCCGGTCGCAAGACGATTGCCGACGATCAGCCACTCTCCGGCCTGAACGTGCTGCTGGTGGAAAACAACCTGATCATCGCCATGGATGGCGAGGACATCCTGCGCCGTCTGGGCGCCGAGGTGGCAACGGCGCCAAGTGTCACTGAGGCGATGGAAATTCTGGCTGGCCAGTCCTTCGATCTGGCGCTTCTCGATGTCAATCTTGGCGATGAGACGAGTTTCGGGATTGCCGACCGGCTGGCAGCCGACGGCGTGCCCTTCGTTTTTGCCACGGGCTATGGGGAGGGCATCGCCCAGGCAAACAGCCACTCGGACGCGCCCGTGCTGCAGAAGCCTTATACGATGGAAGGCGTGACGGATATTCTTGCCCGGGTGCCGCTCCCGAAGAGAGGGTAA
- a CDS encoding biliverdin-producing heme oxygenase — MSLRSALRAQTADCHAAVDTLFGSFNLSRIQDYRAFLRAHARVVPSVEYALENGGIGRLLPDWPDRRRAHLLAADIRELDDRLPVLLPQPALLSEAAIWGAAYVLEGSKLGGLLLAKAVPDHLPNSYLSLQGLKGAMRLFMDRLDATMVEDPDAAVAAARDVFDLFLKAGQAELEAVP, encoded by the coding sequence ATGTCACTTCGCAGCGCCCTCCGCGCACAAACTGCAGATTGCCACGCCGCGGTCGACACCCTCTTCGGCAGTTTCAACCTCTCACGCATCCAGGATTATAGGGCTTTCTTGCGCGCGCATGCCCGGGTCGTACCATCAGTCGAATATGCGCTAGAGAATGGAGGAATCGGCCGTTTGCTGCCGGATTGGCCGGACCGAAGGCGCGCGCATCTATTGGCTGCCGACATCCGGGAACTCGATGATCGATTGCCGGTATTGCTTCCGCAACCGGCATTGCTCAGCGAAGCAGCGATCTGGGGTGCCGCCTATGTCCTCGAAGGCTCCAAACTCGGCGGCCTGCTGCTCGCCAAGGCCGTGCCCGACCACTTGCCCAACAGCTATCTGAGCCTGCAAGGCCTGAAGGGCGCCATGCGGCTCTTCATGGATCGTCTTGACGCGACCATGGTGGAGGATCCCGATGCGGCTGTCGCCGCAGCCCGCGATGTTTTCGATCTCTTCCTCAAAGCCGGGCAAGCCGAACTGGAAGCCGTCCCATGA
- a CDS encoding LysR family transcriptional regulator: MEQLKGISIFVEAVEAGGFSAAAERLHLTRSAVGKTIARLEQRLGVRLFNRTTRMQSLTEEGRFFYERCLRAVEEIRLGEAMLESGRRDVRGRLRISMPVLFGRHCVAPILARLLDEHPDLELDLSFNDRVVDLLEDGFDLVIRNGPLKDNPDLMARAIARQRMTVCASPAYLEKHGAPQTVFDIPQHEGIVYRRGDDDKGWIFPTAADPGRRMPPKARLRLDDLASISDAAVAGRGLAWLPCWLVREEVLAGRLIQVLKHEPANVFDAHAVWLRSPVMLPKVRLAIDTLAAGLPAMMG, encoded by the coding sequence ATGGAGCAACTGAAAGGTATCTCGATCTTTGTCGAAGCTGTCGAGGCAGGTGGCTTTTCGGCTGCCGCCGAGCGGCTCCATCTCACGCGTTCGGCGGTCGGCAAGACCATCGCACGTCTGGAACAGCGTCTCGGCGTGCGCCTCTTCAACCGTACGACACGCATGCAGAGCCTCACCGAGGAAGGCCGCTTCTTCTACGAGCGCTGCCTGCGGGCGGTCGAGGAAATTCGCCTCGGGGAAGCCATGCTGGAATCCGGCCGGCGTGACGTGCGCGGCCGGCTGCGCATCTCGATGCCGGTGCTTTTCGGCCGCCACTGCGTCGCGCCGATCCTGGCACGCCTGCTCGATGAACATCCGGACCTCGAACTCGACCTTTCCTTCAACGACCGTGTCGTCGACCTGCTGGAGGACGGGTTCGATCTTGTCATCCGCAACGGACCGCTGAAGGACAATCCGGATCTGATGGCCCGGGCGATAGCCCGCCAGCGCATGACAGTCTGCGCATCGCCCGCCTATCTGGAAAAACATGGTGCGCCGCAGACGGTGTTCGATATCCCGCAGCATGAAGGCATCGTCTACAGGCGGGGCGATGATGACAAGGGTTGGATCTTTCCGACTGCAGCCGATCCCGGGCGGCGGATGCCGCCAAAGGCGCGACTGCGGCTCGACGACCTCGCTTCGATTTCCGATGCGGCCGTCGCCGGGCGCGGTCTTGCCTGGCTGCCCTGCTGGCTGGTCCGCGAAGAGGTGCTGGCAGGCCGGCTCATTCAGGTGCTGAAGCACGAACCGGCCAATGTCTTCGACGCCCATGCCGTTTGGCTGCGCTCCCCGGTCATGCTGCCGAAGGTGCGGCTCGCGATCGATACGCTCGCCGCCGGACTGCCGGCAATGATGGGCTGA
- a CDS encoding zinc-dependent alcohol dehydrogenase family protein has translation MQTTRQWQIDAVGPERQLTIGERRLEPVSGNRVLVRTEAVSLNFRDRLVMESGMGLPLQFPFVPASDMAGVVESVGPDVSRFKPGDRVISTFSPDWIDGRGLGDARTPPYKTRGGFYPGVLSQYTVLSEEWYSRAPDTLDAAQASTLPCAGLTAWFALIERGGLKAGDKVLVQGTGGVALFGLQIAKAHGAEVFLTSGSAEKLGRAVALGADHAINRHEGDWVEQLYQLTGGYGADHVLEIVGGPHLGQALKAVAINGRISVIGVFEGFEVSGPAGPLLLKAPVVQGISVGHRRALEDLVRAIDQTGLKPVIDKRYAFGEFPEALDHLYRGPFGKVVVEF, from the coding sequence ATGCAGACAACACGGCAATGGCAGATCGACGCGGTAGGTCCGGAGCGCCAGCTGACGATCGGCGAGCGGAGGCTCGAACCGGTTTCGGGAAACAGAGTTCTGGTGCGGACGGAAGCCGTCTCGCTCAATTTCCGCGATCGGTTGGTGATGGAGAGCGGCATGGGGTTGCCGCTGCAATTTCCTTTCGTGCCGGCTTCCGACATGGCAGGGGTCGTCGAGTCAGTCGGACCCGATGTCAGCCGTTTCAAGCCGGGAGATCGAGTCATCTCGACCTTTTCGCCCGACTGGATCGACGGACGCGGCTTGGGCGATGCGCGCACCCCACCTTACAAGACGCGCGGCGGCTTCTATCCCGGTGTCCTCTCCCAATACACCGTGCTGTCCGAGGAATGGTATTCACGCGCGCCTGATACGCTCGATGCGGCGCAGGCGAGCACCTTGCCCTGTGCCGGGCTGACTGCCTGGTTCGCACTGATCGAACGCGGCGGCCTGAAAGCCGGCGACAAGGTGCTGGTGCAAGGCACCGGCGGTGTGGCGCTCTTCGGTCTGCAGATCGCCAAGGCGCATGGCGCGGAGGTGTTCCTCACATCAGGTAGCGCCGAGAAGCTCGGACGCGCCGTTGCTCTCGGCGCCGATCATGCGATCAACCGCCATGAGGGTGACTGGGTTGAGCAACTCTATCAGTTGACCGGCGGCTATGGCGCCGATCACGTGCTTGAGATCGTCGGTGGCCCGCATCTCGGTCAGGCGCTGAAGGCGGTGGCGATCAATGGCCGCATTTCCGTCATCGGCGTGTTCGAGGGGTTCGAGGTTTCCGGCCCGGCCGGCCCGCTGCTGCTCAAGGCGCCCGTTGTGCAGGGCATTTCCGTCGGCCACCGCCGTGCGCTTGAAGATCTGGTGCGGGCAATCGACCAGACCGGACTGAAGCCTGTGATCGACAAGCGTTATGCCTTCGGCGAGTTCCCTGAGGCGCTCGATCATCTCTATCGCGGGCCTTTCGGCAAGGTGGTCGTCGAGTTCTGA
- a CDS encoding rhodanese-like domain-containing protein has translation MPSPVAEIPAAAADIAAAHYAAKLAFETDCSDVHAAFASGKVDFVLLDARSPTLFAQSRVPGALNLPHGKMTAHRMSAWPSDTLFVVYCAGPHCNGADKAALRLSRLGLSVKLMIGGMTGWADEGFSFEQGVSTAA, from the coding sequence ATGCCAAGCCCCGTCGCAGAAATCCCCGCCGCAGCCGCTGATATCGCCGCTGCCCATTACGCAGCCAAGCTTGCCTTCGAGACCGATTGCTCCGATGTTCACGCCGCCTTTGCGTCGGGCAAGGTCGATTTCGTTCTTCTCGACGCGCGCTCACCGACGCTCTTCGCACAGTCCCGCGTTCCTGGCGCCCTCAACCTGCCGCATGGCAAGATGACCGCGCATCGCATGTCGGCCTGGCCCTCCGACACGCTGTTCGTCGTCTATTGCGCCGGCCCGCATTGCAACGGGGCGGACAAGGCCGCACTTCGCCTCTCCCGTCTCGGCCTGTCCGTGAAGCTGATGATCGGCGGCATGACCGGTTGGGCCGATGAAGGCTTCTCCTTCGAGCAGGGCGTTTCCACTGCCGCCTGA
- the ftrA gene encoding transcriptional regulator FtrA: MTDSVKIMPNSSPQQTKGPLVAALAYDGLCTFEFGIAYEVFGLPRPEMGEGWYRFSVCGIEPGPLRAAGGLTVAVDKGLEVLDEADLIVVPGWRAIDAAVPEPLVSALKAAHERGARIMSLCSGVAVLAGSGLLANRRATTHWRYVASIAARYSDIALDADVLYMDEGSLLTAAGSAAGIDLCLHVVRGDFGSEAANSVARRLVVPPHREGGQAQFIHAPVPEEREGIRLGPLIEWMRERLSEEQPISLLAKRAGMSMRTFQRRFEATTGLSVGEWLLKERLRHARDLLEKELAASLDDIAAASGFGTLATMRHHFRRRLGTSPSAYRKSFGD; this comes from the coding sequence ATGACCGACAGCGTAAAGATCATGCCAAACTCATCGCCGCAACAGACCAAAGGACCGCTGGTCGCCGCACTTGCCTATGACGGGCTCTGCACCTTCGAATTCGGCATCGCCTACGAGGTCTTCGGCCTGCCGCGGCCGGAAATGGGCGAAGGCTGGTATCGCTTCTCGGTCTGCGGCATCGAACCGGGTCCGCTTCGCGCTGCGGGAGGGCTGACGGTCGCAGTCGACAAGGGACTGGAAGTGCTTGACGAAGCGGACCTGATCGTCGTGCCCGGCTGGCGGGCGATCGATGCCGCCGTTCCCGAGCCGCTGGTGTCAGCGCTCAAGGCAGCGCATGAACGCGGCGCACGGATCATGTCGCTTTGCTCGGGTGTTGCCGTTCTTGCCGGATCGGGGCTGCTTGCCAACCGCAGGGCGACGACGCATTGGCGCTATGTCGCCTCGATCGCCGCGCGTTATTCTGATATCGCACTCGATGCCGACGTTCTCTACATGGACGAAGGCAGCCTGCTGACGGCGGCAGGCAGTGCCGCCGGCATCGATCTCTGCCTTCATGTGGTGCGCGGCGATTTCGGTTCGGAAGCCGCAAACAGCGTGGCAAGACGTCTCGTCGTGCCGCCGCACCGCGAAGGCGGACAGGCGCAGTTCATTCACGCGCCTGTTCCCGAGGAACGCGAGGGCATCCGCCTGGGGCCGCTGATCGAATGGATGCGCGAACGCCTTTCCGAGGAGCAGCCGATCAGCCTGCTTGCGAAAAGAGCGGGCATGAGCATGCGCACCTTCCAGCGGCGCTTCGAAGCGACGACGGGCCTCAGCGTCGGCGAATGGCTGCTGAAGGAGCGGCTGCGGCATGCCCGCGATCTGCTGGAAAAGGAACTTGCGGCTTCGCTCGACGATATCGCCGCCGCCAGCGGCTTTGGAACATTGGCGACGATGCGGCATCATTTCCGCAGGCGCCTCGGAACGAGCCCGAGTGCCTATCGGAAGTCATTCGGTGATTAG
- the preA gene encoding NAD-dependent dihydropyrimidine dehydrogenase subunit PreA, translating into MADLRNNFVGIKSPNPFWLASAPPTDKAYNVERAFKAGWGGVVWKTLGEEGPPVVNVNGPRYGAIWGADRRLLGLNNIELITDRDLYTNLREMKQVKMNWPDRALIASIMVPCEEEAWKAILPLVEETGADGIELNFGCPHGMSERGMGSAVGQVPEYIEMVVRWCKQYTRMPVITKLTPNISDIRRPARAAKAGGTDAVSLINTINSIVSVDLDNFAPNPTVGGKGSHGGYCGPAVKPIALNMVAEIARDPETYGLPISGIGGITTWRDAAEFLVLGAGNVQVCTAAMTYGFKIVQEMITGLSDWMDEKGHRSLEDITGRAVPNVTDWQYLNLNYIAKAKIDQDACIKCGRCYIACEDTSHQAITNFVDGVRHFEVMDEECVGCNLCVSVCPVENCITMEQLPAGTLDKRTGRVVDPNYANWTTHPNNPMARQAAE; encoded by the coding sequence ATGGCTGATCTCCGCAATAATTTCGTCGGCATCAAATCCCCGAACCCGTTCTGGCTGGCGTCTGCGCCGCCGACCGACAAGGCCTACAACGTCGAGCGCGCCTTCAAGGCCGGCTGGGGCGGCGTGGTCTGGAAGACGCTGGGCGAGGAAGGCCCGCCCGTCGTCAACGTCAACGGCCCGCGCTACGGCGCGATCTGGGGCGCCGACCGCCGCCTGCTCGGTTTGAACAACATCGAGCTCATCACCGACCGCGACCTCTATACCAACCTGCGGGAAATGAAGCAGGTGAAGATGAACTGGCCGGACCGGGCGCTGATCGCCTCGATCATGGTGCCCTGCGAGGAAGAGGCCTGGAAGGCGATCCTGCCGTTGGTTGAAGAGACCGGCGCCGACGGCATCGAGCTTAATTTCGGCTGTCCGCACGGCATGTCGGAGCGCGGCATGGGTTCCGCGGTCGGCCAGGTGCCTGAGTATATCGAGATGGTCGTGCGCTGGTGCAAGCAGTACACCCGCATGCCCGTCATCACCAAGCTGACGCCCAACATTAGCGATATCCGCCGCCCCGCCCGCGCCGCCAAGGCCGGCGGCACCGATGCCGTCTCGCTGATCAACACGATCAATTCGATCGTCTCCGTCGATCTCGACAACTTCGCCCCCAACCCGACGGTCGGCGGCAAGGGCAGCCATGGCGGTTATTGCGGCCCGGCGGTAAAGCCGATCGCGCTCAACATGGTGGCCGAGATCGCCCGCGATCCTGAAACCTATGGCCTGCCGATCTCGGGCATCGGCGGCATCACCACCTGGCGCGACGCGGCCGAATTCCTCGTGCTCGGCGCCGGCAACGTCCAGGTCTGCACGGCGGCGATGACCTACGGTTTCAAGATCGTCCAGGAGATGATCACTGGCCTCTCCGACTGGATGGACGAAAAGGGCCATCGCAGCCTCGAAGATATCACCGGCCGCGCCGTGCCCAACGTCACCGACTGGCAATATCTGAACCTCAACTATATCGCCAAGGCGAAGATCGACCAGGACGCCTGCATCAAATGCGGCCGCTGCTACATCGCCTGCGAGGACACCTCGCACCAGGCGATCACCAACTTCGTCGATGGCGTTCGCCATTTCGAGGTGATGGACGAGGAATGCGTCGGCTGCAATCTCTGCGTCAGCGTCTGCCCGGTCGAGAACTGCATCACCATGGAGCAGCTTCCCGCCGGCACCCTCGACAAACGCACTGGCCGCGTCGTTGACCCCAACTACGCCAACTGGACGACGCACCCGAACAACCCGATGGCCCGCCAAGCGGCGGAGTAA
- a CDS encoding NAD(P)-dependent oxidoreductase, protein MERLETGIHAGRLSPAEYEANFSDLHPRLDNHEALVAADRCYFCYDAPCMTACPTSIDIPLFIRQISTGNPIGSAKTIFDQNILGGMCARVCPTEELCEQACVRNTAEERPVEIGRLQRYATDAAMHAGRQFYARAEPSGKTIAVVGAGPAGLAAAHRLAVNGHSVVIYDAREKSGGLNEYGIATYKTVDDFAQKEVDYVLSIGGIEVRHGQRLGLDFSLSDLQAQYDGVFLGIGLAGVNALRIEGENLAGVDDAVDFITALRQAEDKSEIAIGRRVVVLGGGMTAIDAAVQAKLLGAEEVTICYRRGKEQMNASEFEQDLASSKGVIIRHWLAPKSILSQDGKVAAIEVEYTTLLEGRLVGTGETGVIAADQIFKAIGQSFDASGLGSLRMESGRIAVDGEGHTSLDGVWAGGDCVFGGDDLTVSAVAHGRDAAESIHRGLTAAAAPAVAVA, encoded by the coding sequence ATGGAACGACTGGAAACCGGGATTCATGCCGGCCGGCTTTCGCCCGCCGAGTATGAGGCTAATTTTTCCGATCTTCATCCGCGCCTCGACAATCACGAGGCGCTGGTCGCCGCTGACCGCTGTTATTTCTGTTATGACGCGCCATGCATGACGGCCTGTCCCACCTCGATCGACATTCCGCTGTTCATCCGCCAGATTTCGACCGGCAATCCGATCGGCTCGGCAAAGACGATCTTCGACCAGAACATCCTTGGCGGCATGTGCGCCCGCGTCTGTCCCACCGAAGAACTCTGCGAACAGGCCTGTGTGCGCAACACGGCTGAAGAGCGGCCCGTCGAGATCGGCCGCCTGCAGCGTTATGCGACCGATGCCGCCATGCATGCCGGGCGGCAGTTCTATGCCAGGGCTGAACCGAGCGGAAAGACCATCGCCGTTGTCGGCGCAGGCCCGGCCGGCCTTGCTGCCGCCCATCGTTTGGCCGTGAACGGCCATTCCGTCGTCATCTATGATGCCAGGGAAAAATCCGGCGGCCTCAACGAATACGGTATCGCCACCTACAAGACGGTCGACGACTTCGCCCAGAAGGAAGTCGATTACGTCCTCTCGATCGGCGGCATCGAGGTTCGGCATGGGCAGCGTCTCGGCCTCGATTTTTCGCTTTCCGATCTGCAGGCGCAATATGACGGCGTCTTCCTCGGTATCGGTCTTGCCGGCGTCAACGCGCTGCGCATCGAGGGCGAAAACCTTGCGGGCGTCGACGATGCCGTCGATTTCATCACGGCCCTTCGCCAGGCCGAAGACAAAAGCGAAATCGCCATTGGCCGCCGCGTCGTCGTCCTTGGCGGCGGCATGACGGCGATCGACGCTGCCGTGCAGGCAAAGCTGCTCGGCGCCGAGGAGGTGACGATCTGTTACCGTCGTGGCAAGGAACAGATGAACGCCTCCGAATTCGAGCAGGATCTGGCAAGCTCCAAGGGCGTCATCATCCGGCACTGGCTGGCGCCGAAATCGATCCTGTCGCAGGACGGCAAAGTCGCCGCTATCGAGGTGGAATATACGACGCTTCTCGAAGGCCGCCTCGTCGGCACCGGCGAAACCGGTGTCATTGCCGCCGACCAGATCTTCAAGGCGATCGGTCAGAGCTTTGACGCCTCTGGTCTCGGTTCGCTGCGCATGGAATCCGGCCGCATCGCCGTCGATGGCGAAGGCCATACCTCGCTCGACGGCGTCTGGGCCGGCGGCGACTGCGTCTTCGGCGGAGACGATCTCACGGTTTCGGCCGTCGCCCACGGGCGCGACGCGGCTGAATCCATCCATCGTGGCCTCACCGCAGCAGCCGCTCCGGCTGTCGCGGTTGCTTGA